From a single Rhinolophus ferrumequinum isolate MPI-CBG mRhiFer1 chromosome 15, mRhiFer1_v1.p, whole genome shotgun sequence genomic region:
- the KLK12 gene encoding kallikrein-12 isoform X1, producing the protein MCDSHMEETAGRHPRTWRWPATGSSTLLLLCVIGLSHASKEKIYNGTECVPHSQPWQVGLFEGANLRCGGVLIDRRWVLTAAHCSGSRYWVRLGEHSLSKLDWTEQIRRSGFSMTHPDYQGTLKTHDHDLRLLRLGTPVLLTRSVQPLALPTTCAEGGTQCHISGWGTTNRPWSKEAPGSGTPSRTGSSASTSPLSPVPPAKLCSLGESQTTWCVQVASLGRMPARVTLGAPWCAEEFFRVWCPGGLWGLVGKKASQESTPIFANMWTGSGRS; encoded by the exons ATGTGCGACAGCCACATGGAGGAGACAGCAGGCAGACACCCAAG AACCTGGAGGTGGCCTGCCACGGGCTCCAGCACCCTTTTGCTCCTGTGTGTTATTG GGCTCAGCCACGCATCCAAAGAGAAGATTTATAACGGCACGGAATGTGTTCCTCACTCACAGCCTTGGCAGGTGGGGCTGTTCGAGGGTGCCAACCTGCGTTGTGGGGGGGTCCTCATTGATCGGAGATGGGtcctcacagcagctcactgcAGCGGCAG CAGGTACTGGGTGCGCCTGGGGGAGCACAGCCTCAGCAAGCTGGACTGGACGGAGCAGATCCGGCGCAGTGGCTTCTCCATGACCCACCCCGACTACCAGGGAACCCTGAAGACCCATGACCACGACCTGAGACTTCTGCGACTGGGCACCCCGGTCCTCTTGACCCGCAGTGTCcagcccctggccctgcccacaaCCTGTGCAGAGGGTGGCACTCAGTGTCACATCTCGGGCTGGGGCACCACCAACCGACCGTGGAGTAAGGAGGCCCCAGGATCAGGG ACCCCTTCCCGGACCGGCTCCAGTGCCTCAACATCTCCATTGTCTCCAGTTCCACCTGCCAAGCTGTGTTCCCTGGGAGAATCACAGACAACATGGTGTGTGCAGGTGGCATCACTGGGGAGGATGCCTGCCAG gGTGACTCTGGGGGCCCCCTGGTGTGCGGAGGAGTTCTTCAGGGTCTGGTGTCCTGGGGGTCTGTGGGGCCTTGTGGGCAAAAAGGCATCCCAGGAGTCTACACCTATATTTGCAAATATGTGGACTGGATCCGGGAGGTCATGA
- the KLK11 gene encoding kallikrein-11, whose product MRILLLMMLALVTGHVRGETRIIKGYECSPHSQPWQAALFQKTRLLCGATLVAPKWLLTAAHCRKPRYVVHLGEHNLQRQDGYEQTRIATESFPHPDFNDSIPNKDHRNDIMLVKMVAPAFITRAVRPLTLSSCCVTPGTRCLISGWGTTSSPQLHLPHTLRCAKITIMDHKECEDAYPGNITDTMVCANVREEGKDSCQGDSGGPLVCNGSLQGIISWGQDPCAVTRKPGVYTKVCKYVDWIEETMKNN is encoded by the exons ATGAGGATTCTACTATTAATGATGCTTGCTCTGGTGACAG GGCATGTACGGGGAGAGACCAGGATCATCAAGGGTTACGAGTGCTCTCCTCATTCCCAGCCCTGGCAGGCGGCTCTCTTCCAGAAGACACGGCTGCTCTGTGGGGCAACCCTTGTCGCCCCCAAATGGCTCCTGACAGCAGCCCACTGCCGCAAGCC CCGATACGTAGTTCACCTGGGGGAGCACAACCTCCAGCGACAGGATGGCTATGAGCAGACCCGAATAGCGACCGAGTCCTTCCCCCACCCAGACTTCAATGACAGCATCCCCAACAAAGACCACCGCAACGACATCATGCTGGTGAAGATGGTGGCACCAGCCTTCATCACCCGGGCCGTGCGGCCCCTCACCCTCTCATCATGCTGTGTCACTCCTGGCACCCGCTGCCTCATTTCCGGCTGGGGCACCACCTCCAGCCCCCAGT TGCACCTGCCCCACACCTTGCGGTGTGCCAAGATCACCATCATGGATCACAAGGAGTGCGAGGACGCCTACCCTGGCAACATCACAGACACCATGGTGTGTGCCAATGTTCGGGAAGAGGGCAAGGACTCCTGCCAG gGTGACTCTGGGGGCCCTCTGGTCTGTAATGGGTCTCTTCAAGGCATTATCTCCTGGGGTCAGGATCCATGTGCTGTCACCAGAAAGCCCGGTGTCTACACAAAGGTCTGTAAATATGTGGACTGGATCGAGGAGACTATGAAGAACAATTAG
- the KLK10 gene encoding kallikrein-10 yields the protein MRPSHLHLSAASGARAGAKLLLALLVAQLWAAEAVFPRNDTDWDPEASGAACARGSQPWQVSLFNGLSFHCAGVLVDKSWVLTAAHCGNNKQLWARVGDDHLLLLQGEQLRRTTRAIMHPKYHHGSGPILPRRTDEHDLMLLKLARPAVLGPRIQSLRLPYTCAQPGDQCQVAGWGTTAARRVKYNKGLSCSRVTLLSSKECEVFYPGVITNGMMCAGLDQGQDPCQSDSGGPLVCDETLQGILSWGIYPCGSAQHPAVYTQICKYTSWIEKTIRSN from the exons ATGAGACCCTCGCACCTCCACCTCTCCGCCGCCTCTGGTGCCCGGGCCGGGGCGAAGCTGCTACTGGCGCTGCTGGTGGCGCAACTCTGGG CCGCAGAGGCGGTGTTCCCCAGAAACGACACGGATTGGGACCCCGAGGCCTCTGGCGCCGCGTGCGCGCGAGGCTCGCAGCCCTGGCAGGTCTCCCTCTTCAATGGCCTCTCGTTTCACTGCGCGGGTGTCCTGGTGGACAAGAGTTGGGTGCTCACGGCCGCGCACTGCGGGAACAACAA GCAGCTGTGGGCTCGAGTTGGGGATGACCACCTGCTGCTTCTCCAAGGCGAGCAGCTCCGCCGGACCACTCGTGCTATTATGCACCCCAAATATCATCATGGCTCAGGCCCCATCCTGCCGAGGCGGACAGATGAGCATGACCTCATGCTGCTGAAACTGGCCAGGCCCGCTGTGCTGGGACCTCGCATCCAGTCCCTGCGCCTGCCCTACACCTGTGCTCAGCCGGGAGACCAGTGCCAGGTTGCTGGCTGGGGCACCACGGCCGCCCGAAGAG TGAAGTACAACAAGGGCCTGAGCTGCTCCAGGGTCACTCTCCTGAGCTCCAAAGAGTGTGAGGTATTCTACCCCGGCGTGATCACCAACGGCATGATGTGTGCAGGACTGGACCAGGGCCAGGACCCCTGCCAG agtgACTCCGGTGGTCCTCTGGTCTGTGATGAGACCCTTCAAGGCATCCTTTCCTGGGGCATTTACCCCTGTGGCTCTGCTCAGCATCCAGCAGTCTACACGCAGATCTGCAAGTACACCTCCTGGATAGAGAAAACCATTCGCTCCAACTGA
- the KLK12 gene encoding kallikrein-12 isoform X3 yields the protein MCDSHMEETAGRHPRTWRWPATGSSTLLLLCVIGLSHASKEKIYNGTECVPHSQPWQVGLFEGANLRCGGVLIDRRWVLTAAHCSGSRYWVRLGEHSLSKLDWTEQIRRSGFSMTHPDYQGTLKTHDHDLRLLRLGTPVLLTRSVQPLALPTTCAEGGTQCHISGWGTTNRPWNPFPDRLQCLNISIVSSSTCQAVFPGRITDNMVCAGGITGEDACQGDSGGPLVCGGVLQGLVSWGSVGPCGQKGIPGVYTYICKYVDWIREVMKNN from the exons ATGTGCGACAGCCACATGGAGGAGACAGCAGGCAGACACCCAAG AACCTGGAGGTGGCCTGCCACGGGCTCCAGCACCCTTTTGCTCCTGTGTGTTATTG GGCTCAGCCACGCATCCAAAGAGAAGATTTATAACGGCACGGAATGTGTTCCTCACTCACAGCCTTGGCAGGTGGGGCTGTTCGAGGGTGCCAACCTGCGTTGTGGGGGGGTCCTCATTGATCGGAGATGGGtcctcacagcagctcactgcAGCGGCAG CAGGTACTGGGTGCGCCTGGGGGAGCACAGCCTCAGCAAGCTGGACTGGACGGAGCAGATCCGGCGCAGTGGCTTCTCCATGACCCACCCCGACTACCAGGGAACCCTGAAGACCCATGACCACGACCTGAGACTTCTGCGACTGGGCACCCCGGTCCTCTTGACCCGCAGTGTCcagcccctggccctgcccacaaCCTGTGCAGAGGGTGGCACTCAGTGTCACATCTCGGGCTGGGGCACCACCAACCGACCGTGGA ACCCCTTCCCGGACCGGCTCCAGTGCCTCAACATCTCCATTGTCTCCAGTTCCACCTGCCAAGCTGTGTTCCCTGGGAGAATCACAGACAACATGGTGTGTGCAGGTGGCATCACTGGGGAGGATGCCTGCCAG gGTGACTCTGGGGGCCCCCTGGTGTGCGGAGGAGTTCTTCAGGGTCTGGTGTCCTGGGGGTCTGTGGGGCCTTGTGGGCAAAAAGGCATCCCAGGAGTCTACACCTATATTTGCAAATATGTGGACTGGATCCGGGAGGTCATGAAGAACAACTGA
- the KLK12 gene encoding kallikrein-12 isoform X2, with protein MCDSHMEETAGRHPRTWRWPATGSSTLLLLCVIGLSHASKEKIYNGTECVPHSQPWQVGLFEGANLRCGGVLIDRRWVLTAAHCSGRYWVRLGEHSLSKLDWTEQIRRSGFSMTHPDYQGTLKTHDHDLRLLRLGTPVLLTRSVQPLALPTTCAEGGTQCHISGWGTTNRPWSKEAPGSGTPSRTGSSASTSPLSPVPPAKLCSLGESQTTWCVQVASLGRMPARVTLGAPWCAEEFFRVWCPGGLWGLVGKKASQESTPIFANMWTGSGRS; from the exons ATGTGCGACAGCCACATGGAGGAGACAGCAGGCAGACACCCAAG AACCTGGAGGTGGCCTGCCACGGGCTCCAGCACCCTTTTGCTCCTGTGTGTTATTG GGCTCAGCCACGCATCCAAAGAGAAGATTTATAACGGCACGGAATGTGTTCCTCACTCACAGCCTTGGCAGGTGGGGCTGTTCGAGGGTGCCAACCTGCGTTGTGGGGGGGTCCTCATTGATCGGAGATGGGtcctcacagcagctcactgcAGCGGCAG GTACTGGGTGCGCCTGGGGGAGCACAGCCTCAGCAAGCTGGACTGGACGGAGCAGATCCGGCGCAGTGGCTTCTCCATGACCCACCCCGACTACCAGGGAACCCTGAAGACCCATGACCACGACCTGAGACTTCTGCGACTGGGCACCCCGGTCCTCTTGACCCGCAGTGTCcagcccctggccctgcccacaaCCTGTGCAGAGGGTGGCACTCAGTGTCACATCTCGGGCTGGGGCACCACCAACCGACCGTGGAGTAAGGAGGCCCCAGGATCAGGG ACCCCTTCCCGGACCGGCTCCAGTGCCTCAACATCTCCATTGTCTCCAGTTCCACCTGCCAAGCTGTGTTCCCTGGGAGAATCACAGACAACATGGTGTGTGCAGGTGGCATCACTGGGGAGGATGCCTGCCAG gGTGACTCTGGGGGCCCCCTGGTGTGCGGAGGAGTTCTTCAGGGTCTGGTGTCCTGGGGGTCTGTGGGGCCTTGTGGGCAAAAAGGCATCCCAGGAGTCTACACCTATATTTGCAAATATGTGGACTGGATCCGGGAGGTCATGA